The proteins below come from a single Cricetulus griseus strain 17A/GY chromosome 6, alternate assembly CriGri-PICRH-1.0, whole genome shotgun sequence genomic window:
- the LOC103160472 gene encoding uncharacterized protein LOC103160472 encodes MEMDSFLWDDVGSMVQNRAMEQIITPMTIQLCHLLISVERKDVQKEALASMQKVAEDLANASEEFVHVASRLAGDSEEEWLKEEMQPVVESLMLSGRNILMVTQKLPLQPECQRHWEELVATAQQILVDTTKVLLLEDAAMARKTVPAAGWCLTCLEALEAAEDATSLRASISDLAAALLRLGSLTRRWARDESLCRIRHQLGCCIPALLAAARGHLRHPHNPQVVVTRRRVFALTRQSLRELQAVLQPGVSGPGARSQNGALARCLQKLQQVLEEPGPSHLRGGLLDAPLAAVVWHCLRLAACSAPRERMQLVAHCRQLLQLRPRVHRPPQTSAGTECIALRAATDALCRGVRAGLLRLILDTFTDTQSPLERLVQAALATSTIRPGCNSEALAETLRLPLEAFHNQAKQMIRVAHFVWVFCPQQQTGRDVEAAVAGLWGLVVKVKELFSQSPQTHGLDWSSATLQALLEAWARESQHLLGCFDVVLDIPEFLSLSIQEMTNHLDLYTRALRSGESREFSGSVAFLHGRATHIVQVMSRYVGQDPDPIFRNGMRVVVQQLAQSSLTLAAATEGSTSGDSTQDIRPFLTKAQHLIYSARQVHKGLDGANHPDILSPLRFQVQRFDIAKGRPYFILPSIQHPAAPSVTCQQVAGLGESGTNTSFLPVEQLSYTVVPDTCKQGWASPLLAVSEVITAMENRDHQVVTSPCTNMLERESTVNIAQEIQAGEEPVRPGRMRRPHKFSTVVPLITDLAREEVPSTHTRSDRLLGMAFQQSGRTREARQALVATASDWYSLCQQLFCHSQMTELPGSMAVFVELRQNLASMVQVAAKSGPVNLKEKSPDPMGHPRILLELQGLLEKTEIHAKQLLDQALSFDGLQDPKLREENVDNECLLWAVAVQDLIQCINRLSKRQGLFLLPLQQAVKNQQGLQEGLDQAADVSQRLQEAAELSSVLCGDEQVKGEVSFLCGEVRVLTDALLEVAHILVSSHKPCPSLSTRFELLCLELSLRAKALTDYLSSINTVYEEVFQDVVDKSSPSRLLSVIQVVQGIIAGGQESGAFQEDLLVSLKSILMLTKEVAKRVPVLQEHPEEQGLPMLDWLRWEWAAKAHHVVTQLQALQGGHTGAWRLLIQCLKAREEPVKALEEDPDQLQPHCKEDSAGTTAGGSVDSLDAVPKGTPQSSMGTCADEQATTVDMSMVGYLASFIYLTWTCFLVTKDPCTFQRLDAHTTYIIHTGQTAWAASKSLRLGFRFPSLQLPLPPSLLFSHQNVTSTKGDPVTQSGNPSLPPAQMDLTVPEDNPTDSENRITQITQEMAKEVLLMAQSLRKRGRVLTKDQLIASARKISASGKDIARLVQIIAKNCIDQRCSQELLCMVEQIQTLSSQLSIISSVKASLERSKSSEELLVDNAQGLLQAVSKTVRASEAACLRGLRLPSSDPEELEVAALCTQWKRKLLQHRHQETSSEDCDELGLRKTSTRNLLVLAALVQQA; translated from the exons ATGGAGATGGACTCTTTCCTCTGGGATGATGTTGGCTCTATGGTACAGAATAGAGCCATGGAGCAAATCATTACACCAATGACTATCCAGCTTTGTCACCTGCTCATCTCAGTGGAGAGGAAAGATGTACAGAAAGAAGCACTTGCCTCCATGCAGAAGGTGGCAGAGGACCTGGCCAATGCTAGTGAGGAGTTTGTGCATGTTGCCAGCAG GCTGGCCGGAGACTCTGAGGAGGAGTGGCTTAAGGAGGAAATGCAGCCTGTGGTTGAGTCTTTGATGCTCTCTGGAAGGAACATCCTGATGGTAACCCAGAAGCTCCCCCTGCAGCCGGAGTGCCAGCGCCACTGGGAGGAGCTAGTGGCCACCGCTCAACAGATCCTGGTAGACACTACCAAG GTCCTGCTCCTTGAAGACGCAGCAATGGCGAGGAAGACCGTGCCAGCGGCTGGTTGGTGTCTGACGTGCCTGGAGGCTCTCGAGGCCGCGGAGGATGCGACTTCTCTGCGCGCCTCGATCTCTGACCTGGCGGCTGCGCTGCTGCGACTGGGCAGCCTGACCAGGCGCTGGGCCCGGGACGAAAGCCTGTGTCGAATTCGCCACCAGCTAGGGTGCTGCATCCCAGCGCTACTAGCGGCCGCCCGCGGCCACCTCCGGCACCCGCACAATCCGCAGGTGGTGGTAACACGGCGCCGCGTCTTTGCTCTGACCAGACAGAGCCTCAGGGAGCTCCAGGCTGTGCTGCAGCCCGGAGTCTCAGGGCCCGGTGCTCGCTCTCAGAATGGCGCACTGGCGCGTTGTCTGCAGAAGCTGCAACAGGTCCTGGAGGAGCCTGGGCCAAGCCACCTGCGTGGTGGGCTGCTGGATGCGCCACTGGCCGCGGTGGTGTGGCACTGCCTGCGCCTTGCTGCCTGCTCCGCGCCACGGGAGAGGATGCAACTGGTGGCCCATTGCCGCCAGCTGCTGCAGCTCCGTCCCCGGGTACACCGGCCTCCCCAGACCAGTGCAGGGACAGAATGCATAGCTCTGCGGGCTGCGACGGACGCACTCTGTCGGGGAGTCCGCGCTGGATTACTGCGCCTGATTCTGGATACGTTCACAGATACCCAAAGTCCTCTAGAGAGGCTGGTCCAGGCCGCCTTAGCAACTTCCACCATCAGGCCCGGATGCAATAGCGAAGCCTTGGCCGAGACTCTCCGGCTTCCCCTCGAGGCTTTCCACAACCAAGCCAAGCAAATGATCCGAGTGGCACACTTTGTCTGGGTCTTCTGCCCCCAACAGCAAACTGGCAGAGACGTGGAGGCTGCTGTGGCAGGTCTTTGGGGGCTTGTTGTCAAAGTGAAGGAACTCTTTTCACAGAGTCCGCAAACACATGGCCTGGATTGGAGCTCTGCCACCCTGCAGGCTCTGCTTGAGGCCTGGGCTAGGGAATCCCAACACCTCTTGGGATGCTTTGATGTGGTTCTTGATATTCCCGAATTCCTGAGTTTGTCCATCCAGGAAATGACTAACCACTTGGACCTGTACACAAGGGCTCTGAGGAGTGGAGAGTCCAGAGAGTTCTCCGGATCTGTGGCGTTCTTACATGGAAGAGCCACACACATAGTACAGGTGATGAGCAGGTATGTGGGTCAAGACCCAGATCCCATTTTCCGAAATGGGATGAGAGTCGTGGTTCAGCAGCTGGCGCAGTCTTCCTTGACTCTGGCTGCAGCCACTGAAGGCAGCACAAGTGGGGACAGCACTCAGGACATCCGTCCCTTTTTAACCAAGGCACAACATCTCATCTATTCAGCTCGGCAAGTCCACAAGGGGCTGGATGGGGCCAACCACCCAGACATCCTCAGTCCGCTTCGATTCCAAGTCCAAAGGTTTGACATTGCCAAGGGACGGCCTTATTTTATTCTCCCCAGCATCCAGCATCCCGCAGCTCCCTCAGTGACATGCCAGCAGGTAGCTGGGTTAGGGGAAAGTGGCACAAACACTTCTTTCCTACCAGTAGAACAACTTTCCTACACAGTGGTCCCTGACACCTGCAAACAGGGGTGGGCCTCTCCACTCCTTGCTGTCAGCGAAGTCATCACTGCTATGGAGAACCGGGATCACCAGGTAGTGACCTCACCATGCACCAACATGCTAGAGCGGGAGTCTACTGTGAATATAGCCCAAGAAATCCAGGCTGGGGAAGAACCCGTGCGGCCAGGGAGGATGAGAAGACCACACAAATTCTCAACAGTGGTACCTTTGATTACTGACCTAGCCAGGGAGGAAGTCCCTAGCACACACACTAGAAGTGACAGGCTCCTAGGAATGGCTTTTCAGCAATCTGGGAGGACCAGGGAAGCTAGGCAAGCTTTGGTAGCCACGGCCAGTGACTGGTACTCTCTGTGTCAACAACTATTTTGCCATAGCCAAATGACTGAGTTACCAGGGAGCATGGCAGTTTTTGTGGAGCTTCGGCAGAATTTGGCCTCAATGGTTCAAGTAGCAGCCAAAAGTGGCcctgtgaatttgaaagagaagagCCCTGACCCAATGGGGCACCCAAGAATACTTTTAGAGCTACAAGGACTGTTGGAAAAAACAGAGATCCATGCTAAACAGCTGTTGGACCAAGCTCTGTCCTTTGATGGTCTCCAAGACCCCAAGTTGAGGGAAGAGAATGTTGACAATGAGTGCCTTCTATGGGCAGTGGCTGTCCAGGACCTGATACAGTGTATAAACAGACTCAGTAAGAGACAGGGGCTGTTCCTACTTCCCCTGCAACAAGCAGTGAAGAACCAGCAGGGCTTGCAGGAAGGGTTAGATCAGGCAGCAGATGTTTCTCAAAGGTTACAAGAGGCCGCCGAGCTGTCTAGTGTTCTGTGTGGGGATGAACAGGTAAAGGGTGAGGTCTCCTTTTTGTGTGGGGAAGTTCGGGTACTCACAGATGCCTTGCTGGAGGTGGCACACATCTTGGTCTCCTCCCACAAGCCTTGTCCCAGCCTCTCCACACGCTTTGAGCTTCTCTGCTTGGAACTTAGCCTTCGAGCCAAGGCTCTGACTGACTACCTGAGCAGCATCAACACTGTCTATGAGGAAGTGTTCCAAGATGTTGTTGACAAGAGCTCCCCGTCAAGGCTGTTGTCTGTTATCCAAGTTGTGCAGGGAATCATAGCAGGAGGTCAAGAGTCTGGAGCCTTCCAGGAAGACCTTCTTGTGTCTCTGAAGAGCATTCTCATGCTTACTAAGGAGGTGGCCAAGAGGGTCCCCGTGCTCCAAGAACACCCAGAGGAGCAGGGGTTGCCTATGCTGGACTGGCTTCGGTGGGAATGGGCCGCCAAGGCCCACCATGTAGTGACTCAGCTCCAGGCCTTGCAAGGTGGTCACACTGGGGCCTGGAGACTCCTGATCCAATGCTTGAAAGCCAGGGAGGAGCCAGTAAAGGCCCTAGAAGAGGATCCAGACCAACTGCAGCCTCACTGTAAAGAGGATTCAGCAGGAACCACTGCAGGGGGCAGTGTGGATTCTCTGGATGCTGTTCCCAAAGGCACTCCCCAAAGCTCAATGGGGACCTGTGCTGATGAGCAAGCCACCACGGTAGACATGAGCATGGTAGGCTACCTGGCATCTTTCATCTACCTCACCTGGACCTGCTTCCTAGTAACTAAAGACCCTTGCACATTCCAGAGACTCGATGCCCACACCACATATATAATTCACACAGGGCAGACAGCATGGGCAGCCTCTAAAAGCCTAAGGTTGGGTTTCAGGTTCCCTAGCCTGCAGCTACCTCTGCCAC CCTCACTTCTTTTTTCTCATCAAAATGTCACTTCCACGAAAGGGGACCCTGTGACCCAA AGTGGCaacccctctctgcctcctgctcagaTGGACCTGACTGTTCCAGAGGACAACCCTACAGACAGTGAGAACAGAATCACCCAGATCACACAAGAGATGGCCAAGGAGGTGCTCCTGATGGCTCAGAGCTTGAGGAAGAGAGGGCGAGTCCTG ACCAAAGATCAGCTCATTGCTTCAGCCAGAAAAATCTCAGCTTCCGGAAAGGACATTGCCAGACTCGTTCAAATCATTGCTAAGAACTGCATAGACCAGAGATGCTCCCAGGAGCTTCTGTGTATGGTGGAACAGATTCAAACCCTGAGCAGCCAGCTCAGCATCATCTCCAG TGTAAAGGCCTCCCTCGAAAGAAGCAAGTCCTCTGAAGAGCTCCTTGTGGACAATGCACAGGGGCTCCTCCAGGCCGTCTCCAAGACTGTGCGGGCTTCGGAAGCTGCCTGTCTTCGG GGTTTGAGATTGCCATCCTCAGATCCAGAGGAGCTGGAGGTTGCTGCCCTCTGCACACAGTGGAAGAGGAAACTACTCCAACATCGACATCAAGAAACCTCAAGTGAAGACTGTGATGAGCTGGGCTTACGAAAAACAAGCACGAGGAACCTCCTAGTATTGGCGGCCCTGGTTCAACAAGCATAA